In Engraulis encrasicolus isolate BLACKSEA-1 chromosome 15, IST_EnEncr_1.0, whole genome shotgun sequence, the genomic window cacagtgttgtcgcggctacttgcagcagctgatcatacggcccagttctagtccctgtatggaaatgcgtgcgagacagcaccatcaagaccccgtcaagtttcatgaatagcctatttatgaagcctagttgtgttagaacagttctgcagtacctagtagaaaagccccagctgtcgacagactgggtagcgtaggctacattaaaaaaatcatgtcaggcacgcttgacataggattggtaccagaagtgaagttgcaccgtacagcagaacaattttaatcagacatgagtacatttatcagtatcaaaaccgtttaatatacttgccaagccatgccgagaggacaacttgcagcatgcaattattcatgaatgctgtatagaattaaatgcctttaacccgccattgcttaagtcacgaggagctccgccttgtggcaggcagggaaactcatgatttacagacccgttacaccatctactggccactttgggtaactgcaggtttaattcagggtttctaggaaccgaaaatggaaccgttctggtaccggaaccgaaacgaaggaaccggaaatggaaccggaaccgaaaattgtcaatcaatacccaggcctacacacacacacacacactctctctctctctctcacacactcacacacacacacacacacacatgctctctctctctctctctctctctctctctctctctctctctctctctctctctcacactcacacacacacacatgctctctctctctcgctctctctctctctctctctctctctctctctctctctctctctctctctctctctctctcacacacacacacactcattctctctctctctctctcacacacacacacacacacacacacacacacatgctctctctctcacacacacacacacacacacacacacacacatgctctctcttacacacacacacgcacacacatgctctctcttacacacacacacacacatgctctctcttacacacacacacacacacacacatgctctctcttacacacacacacacacacatgctctctctctctcacacacacacacacacacacacacacacacacatacacgcgttctctctctctcatacacacacacatacacacgctcgctctctctctctctcgctctctctctccatctctctgtcagctctctctgtctcagctgGCTACATcctcgactctctctctcacacacacacacacacatacacacgctctctctctcgctcacacacacacacacacacacacacacacacacacacacacacacacacacacacacactctctctctctctctctctctctctctctctctctctctctctctctcctctctctctctctctctctctctctctgtctctctcgctctcacatacacgcgccctctctctcatacacacacatacacacacacacacacacacacacacacacacacacacacatacacacgctctctctctctctctctctctctcgctcgctcgctcgctcgctcgctcgctcgcacacaaacacacacgcacgcacgtgcacacacgctcgctcgctctctctctctctctctctctctctctctctcacacacacacacacacacatacacagtctctctctctctctctctcacacacacacacacacacacacacacacacacacacacacacacacacacacacacacacacacacacctggaggagcCGGGAGCAGCAGCACAGTGGAGAGGAAAACACACTAGATATACAGCAGgtatacacacatacgcaaacacacacacacacacacacacacacactctcctctcctctcagctcccacctcctcctctactctcctcttggGAGACGTATATCCTGTCTGTTTCATCTTCCTGATGTGTTGGTTCTCATACGGTATGGTATCATCTTCCTGATGTACGGTATGGTATCTCCTTTTCcttgtcgtctcctctcctctaggagGCAGTGTATTTTCTGTCCGTCTCCTCTGCTTCTTCTGTGTTGGTGGTCGAGTTGGTGGAGCTGACTTCCCAGCATGCACTGGGCCGTGGCTTTGGAATCCTGCAGCTAGACTCCGCCTCCCCTGGCGACCAGAGGTGACTAGACACacacgggactcactaattcgacgccctttcggtacttaccacttacgtcatacgaccctaaccttaaccctaaacctaaacctaaccgtaaccctaaccctaaccctaaacctaaccctaaccttaaatcactagtttgaaatgtttgattaccatgtgacataCCACACAAGTACCGAgaaggcgtcaaactagtgggtcccagacacacacacacacacacacacacacacacacacacacacacacacacacacacactaaccctaaCTGTATGATCAAACTGTCACAGCCCACTAGCTTGCTAGCTTATTTGCACTATGAGTTATCCAGAGTTGAAAGCCTATTAGATtgcttttatgttgtttttttttttttggtaataaATCTGATCACCGGACAGTATAATCACGTTATCAAAAAGCAAGTAATGCGGGCCTATTCAAAGGGGCCATATGTGTCTCTTGGATGGCTAGGCTTTGGCCTGCCActaggtcagaacaaaatgaaaacaaatgtgtgcTATCTCTGACCGTGCATAATTGGCAATCACTAACACTttaggttggggatatctctactataCATTCCCATGAGAGTGACATTTTATCTAAAACattgtcataaatagaccataaGGCTAGTTAGAAATAGAGAAGGGAATATCTGATCTTTCTGGAAAGCTATCCACTTCTTTAGCTCCCTGATTCCGGACATCGTGCTGCTCGCAGTTATGCAGAATCTATGTTCGGCACCTTTACTGGgaagaatttgaaaaactggcactCATTGACTTTTTGAATACCCCTGAAGTAAACGCTCTTTCGTGACCATATACTTCAGCAATGCCTGAGCTATCCCCGCCCCGGGTTAGactctaaccgcacaaatacaaaGAGCGTGACATGTGCGATACCATCGTCGGaagcaaatgagctatgatgcggttcggcgacagccgccacagccaatgggaatgttggaatgcttgcattctgctttaacccattttgtcctgagccctttttgggaaagggtgccctctacctattaaatccataatatctcagcctccgaagcaaatataaacatgaaatgagttgcatttaaaagctaggaccctcattttgccttataatgtgtttattcagctctaacgtagccacatttttaataaaactgctcaaatctcaagatcccgaatgcagcgtatatgtgtctccatgacacaatgggttaaacggacatactctgtcgcttccatCGCTTGCATCGCTCTTTCTGCACattccagcgattctctgtcgcttagtCTCATCCCCGCCGGTGTATTCATCCGCTAAGGCTGTGGTTCCTAATGAGAAGATCtcctgatgagaccatgataaacacatttgcttttgaTGGTGTCCTgcataggactgggtaccgaaattcaattctttgatggaaccgaattaaaagctaaggttctacttggaatcgaaacgtgccttgtctgtcggttccacgtttcggttcctgaagtctgactgtcagagccatcaaatgtgtgtttaagcacgcggccacaagtgtcacaaactgaccacgctcctcctcttcccgtttcgcacctcatttaaacgattgataagacagctgatattcaaccagctgattgtaggcctactattgagaaacaaaaacatgccgtcgaaagcgtggctatatttcaggaaagtagataaggaaggagcgcgctgcaatagcctatctgcgataaactaataggctatcatgcaagaatggcaatacatccacctgttcaaacacctgttcttgcattcgattaacttgcgtgcggaaTTGCatcatctttacaacggcaccgtcaacctcaactatgctataccgtcaacctcaaccatgacctcgactcttcaggaagatgtctctgactccttggaaacatgtttttccatgaaaagagctaacttagaaagaactggtcttgtgttggggacgcacaaatgtagcctatttagaccgtcggtttaattcgagggaacaaagaacacagcgagaaataaagatttcctctctatccggctggataataacgccattgtttaggcttgaagtagcggccgcttaaggttaaataactgtggattgaaataacataaaaacgtgccgtaaaaaactgtaaaaagctaagaatctcagctttcgaacaagccctaacacatgtctgtaggtctaggttaaggagatcgctggctgttaggaaaaaaatgacgagattaaaaaaatggttggaaagcgctattttttcacttgcaacagcggccgcttacagttcaataacttttgaatgaaagaacataaaaacgtgccgtaaaaagctgtaaaaagctaagaatctcagctttcgaacaagccctaacacatgtctgtaggtctaggttaaggagatcgctggctgttagggaaaaaatgacgagattaaaaaaatggttggaaagcgctattttttcacttgcaacagcggccgcttacagttcaataacttttgaatgaaagaacataaaaacgtgccgtaaaaaactgtaaaaagctaagaatctcagctttcgaacaagccctaacacatgtctgtaggagaaggcgatcgctggttatatatatatttaggcctatatatcgtttagattaggactctttagcttagattcaccatggcgtgaaagcacagtgttgtcgcggctacttgcagcagctgatcatacggcccagttctagtccctgtatggaaatgcgtgcgagacagcaccatcgagaccccgtcaagtttcatgaatagcctatttatgaagcctagttgtgttagaacagttctgcagtacctagtagaaaagccccagctgtcgacagactgggtagcgtaggctacattaaaaaatcatgtcaggcacgcttgacataggattggtaccagaagtgaagttgcaccgtacagcagaacaattttaatcagacatgagtacatttatcagtatcaaaaccgtttaataTACTTGCCaaaccatgccgagaggacaacttgcagcatgcaattattcatgaatgctgtatagaattaaatgcctttgacccgccattgcttaagtcacgaggagctccgccttgtggcaggcagggaaactcatgatttacagacccgttacgccatctactggccactttgggtaactgcaggtttaattcagggtttctaggaaccgaaaatggaaccgttctggtaccggaaccgaaacgaaggaaccggaaatggaaccagaaccgaaaattgtcaatcaatacccaggcctaggcATGCATGTgttagtggaagtgtgtgtgtgtgtttgtgtgtgtgtgtgtgtgtgtgtgtgtgtgtgtgtgtgtgtgtgtgtgtgtgtgtgtatgtgtgcatgcatgtactgtatgtcatctgGGTCCGTGTTGTGTGTTTCAGGGTGGCAATGTGCAAGGGGACACCTAGAGATCTCCTCACCCCTGGCCTCAAACACactgaaggtaacacacacacacacacacacacacacacacacacacacacacacacacacacacacacacacacacacacacacacacacacacacacgatgaaagtaacacatacacacacacacacacacacacagtgaagataacacacacacacacacacaaataataatcgattcatatctgtgtgtgtgtgtgtagttacagGTGTGGAGCTGGtgtgttgtcttcagcatgatgCGTCTCTGAGATCCGTCATTCCCCTGCTGCCCCCAAACATGCTcatctcctcccacacacacctccccggcaccacacacacgccgcacacccCGCACAGCGCAGACACGGgtatgtacaggtgtgtgtgtgtgtgtgtgtgtgtgtgtgtgtgtgtgtgtgctttcatttgTGTGTAAGAGTcccatgaggagtgtgtgtgtatagtgtgtgtgtgtgtgtgtgtgtgtgtgtgtgtgtgtgtgtgtgtgtgtgtgtgtgtgtgtgtgtgtaatgtgtgtgtgagactgtgtataatgtgttcgtgagtgtgtgtgtttcaggttggtgtgcagtgaggtgtgtgtgtgtgtgtgtgtgtgtgtgtgtgtgtgtgtgtgtgtgtgtttttcagggtggcgtgtggtgtgtgtaatgtgtgtttctctctctctcctgctgttctCCTCCAGGCCACGGATGGCGCTGTGTGAGGAGTGTGAAGTGTGTTCTGCGTGGTGTC contains:
- the LOC134464796 gene encoding nephrocystin-4-like, with product MSDWTEEFGRSRTVPPRGQTARQSDSGRTPQGFKLALKKLDGVSVFQRALSVQLRGTLWDSLQHLFYGNTWRSREQQYSGEENTLDIQQEAVYFLSVSSASSVLVVELVELTSQHALGRGFGILQLDSASPGDQRVAMCKGTPRDLLTPGLKHTEVTGVELVCCLQHDASLRSVIPLLPPNMLISSHTHLPGTTHTPHTPHSADTVP